A window of Neisseria canis contains these coding sequences:
- the apbC gene encoding iron-sulfur cluster carrier protein ApbC, protein MADNQTLRAALEAVAVPGSGLTLGGCKALEKIEEKGDGLHVLLKFDFPAAHVVEQALKESIRQALVRAGFTQDAHVKINIDIATHKVQPGVATIKGVKNIIAIASGKGGVGKSTTTANLAIAMANMGARVGVLDADLYGPSQPTMLGVTDGKPDQTNKKLIPVVADGGIQVMSIGFLVDTDQAVVWRGPMLSQALQQLLFQSEWNDVDYLFIDLPPGTGDIQLTLSQKIPVTGSVVVTTPQDIALIDARKAVDMFQKVNIPIFGVLENMSVHVCSNCGHSEAVFGSDGGKILAEKLGVPLLGQLPLALPVREAMDEGRAKALQENHAQIAKIYTDAAWQIALAIAGKGRDFSSRFPKIVVE, encoded by the coding sequence ATGGCTGATAATCAAACATTGCGTGCAGCTTTGGAAGCAGTTGCCGTTCCCGGCAGCGGACTGACTTTGGGCGGCTGCAAGGCGTTGGAAAAAATAGAAGAAAAGGGCGACGGTTTGCATGTGCTGCTGAAATTCGATTTTCCCGCGGCGCATGTGGTGGAGCAGGCGCTTAAAGAAAGCATTAGGCAGGCATTGGTGCGCGCAGGTTTTACGCAAGATGCACATGTGAAGATAAACATCGACATCGCCACCCACAAAGTGCAGCCCGGCGTGGCAACCATTAAAGGCGTGAAAAACATCATTGCCATTGCCTCGGGCAAGGGCGGCGTGGGCAAATCCACCACCACGGCCAACTTGGCCATCGCCATGGCCAATATGGGCGCGCGCGTCGGCGTGCTGGATGCCGATTTATACGGACCGAGTCAGCCGACCATGCTGGGCGTGACCGACGGCAAACCGGATCAAACCAATAAAAAGCTGATACCCGTGGTGGCCGACGGCGGCATTCAAGTGATGTCGATAGGTTTTCTGGTGGACACCGATCAGGCCGTGGTGTGGCGCGGACCCATGCTTTCGCAAGCATTGCAGCAGCTTTTGTTTCAAAGCGAATGGAACGATGTGGACTATCTGTTTATCGACCTGCCGCCGGGTACGGGCGATATACAGCTCACTTTGTCGCAGAAAATTCCCGTAACCGGTTCGGTGGTGGTAACCACGCCGCAGGATATTGCACTGATTGATGCGCGAAAAGCAGTAGATATGTTCCAAAAAGTCAACATCCCGATTTTCGGCGTGTTGGAAAATATGTCGGTGCATGTGTGCAGCAATTGCGGCCACAGCGAAGCCGTGTTCGGCAGCGACGGCGGCAAAATACTGGCGGAAAAACTCGGCGTGCCGCTGCTCGGCCAGCTGCCGCTGGCATTGCCGGTGCGCGAAGCAATGGACGAAGGCCGCGCCAAAGCCCTGCAGGAAAACCATGCCCAAATCGCCAAAATCTATACCGACGCTGCCTGGCAGATTGCTTTGGCCATCGCCGGAAAAGGCCGCGATTTCAGCAGCCGCTTTCCGAAAATTGTTGTGGAATAA
- a CDS encoding c-type cytochrome has translation MNKHAILAAVIFGLGLTACSEPATQQAEAAKKPGRYPVVTGEGERKKVVGEYIVLPDSDIEKQPNAEQIRLGQRLMNDTKRLLPEHVGSHMNCSSCHIAQGKVPGGNPYINTYNRYPRVMPRPGKEIDLAGRINGCFQRSMNGKPLAKDSEAMQAMLAYIKWVSQDVPKGQRVDIVNAVPIDTQLVPNPERGKQLYAQHCATCHGSNGEGKRDGTGSYAFPPLWGDESFNIGAGMARTYKAAAFIKAAMPMGAQMHGMWGEGGVLNDQDAVDIAEYFTHQPRSDFAGKVNDWPKGDKPKDARY, from the coding sequence ATGAATAAACACGCCATACTGGCCGCCGTCATTTTCGGACTCGGCCTAACCGCATGCAGCGAACCGGCAACCCAACAGGCGGAAGCCGCAAAGAAACCCGGCCGCTACCCCGTCGTTACCGGCGAGGGCGAGCGTAAAAAAGTAGTCGGCGAATACATTGTGCTGCCTGACAGCGATATCGAGAAACAACCCAATGCCGAGCAAATCCGCCTCGGCCAACGGCTGATGAACGACACCAAACGCCTGCTGCCCGAGCATGTGGGCAGCCACATGAACTGCAGCAGCTGCCACATCGCGCAAGGCAAAGTGCCCGGCGGCAACCCTTATATCAACACTTACAACCGTTATCCGCGCGTAATGCCGCGCCCCGGCAAAGAAATTGATTTGGCCGGCCGCATCAACGGCTGCTTCCAGCGCTCTATGAACGGCAAACCGCTGGCCAAAGACAGCGAAGCTATGCAGGCCATGCTCGCCTACATCAAATGGGTGAGCCAAGATGTACCCAAAGGGCAGCGCGTCGATATCGTAAACGCCGTACCTATCGACACCCAACTCGTGCCCAATCCCGAGCGCGGCAAACAGCTCTACGCCCAACACTGCGCCACCTGCCACGGCAGTAACGGCGAAGGCAAGCGCGACGGCACCGGCAGCTACGCCTTCCCGCCTTTGTGGGGCGACGAATCCTTCAACATAGGCGCAGGCATGGCACGCACTTACAAAGCCGCCGCCTTTATCAAAGCCGCCATGCCGATGGGCGCGCAAATGCACGGCATGTGGGGCGAGGGAGGTGTGTTGAACGATCAGGACGCAGTGGACATTGCCGAATATTTCACCCACCAACCGCGCTCCGATTTCGCCGGCAAGGTAAACGACTGGCCTAAAGGCGACAAGCCGAAAGATGCACGTTATTGA
- the cydB gene encoding cytochrome d ubiquinol oxidase subunit II: MDWNYWLPLIFLGLLGFVMTVYVVLDGFDLGVGMLLPRAKADEQNVMVGSIGPFWDANETWLVLGAGVLFIAFPKANTIVLGNLYLPATFMLFALIVRGAAFDFRVKADDSHKDLWNIAFMLGSAGMALTQGWMLGRYVTAFGTEIWDYLFSLGIMATVPAVYVLLAACWLVPKTEGALQEKARRWANQAWWPVVGCLLLISLATPYIRHSIFERWFTLPNMLWLAPIPILSAFCLLRAKRLLQSEAVLHSRVWQPFALTISALVLCAVGLGISLYPYAVIGQLTVWEAAASVPTLVVTLIGVCITVPFIIGYSIFAYWAFRGKATNLTYG; encoded by the coding sequence ATGGACTGGAATTATTGGCTGCCTTTGATTTTTTTGGGCTTACTCGGTTTTGTGATGACCGTGTATGTGGTGTTGGACGGTTTCGATTTGGGCGTGGGCATGCTGTTGCCGCGCGCCAAAGCCGACGAGCAAAACGTGATGGTCGGCTCCATCGGCCCGTTTTGGGATGCCAACGAAACCTGGTTGGTGCTCGGTGCCGGCGTGTTGTTTATTGCTTTCCCCAAAGCCAACACCATTGTGTTGGGCAATCTTTATCTGCCCGCTACGTTTATGTTGTTCGCACTGATTGTGCGCGGCGCCGCATTCGATTTCCGCGTGAAGGCCGACGACAGCCATAAAGATTTGTGGAACATCGCCTTTATGCTCGGCTCGGCAGGCATGGCGCTCACGCAGGGCTGGATGCTGGGGCGCTATGTTACCGCGTTCGGCACGGAAATTTGGGATTACCTCTTTTCGCTCGGCATTATGGCAACCGTGCCTGCCGTTTATGTGTTGCTCGCCGCCTGCTGGCTGGTGCCGAAAACCGAAGGCGCGCTGCAAGAAAAAGCCCGCCGCTGGGCCAATCAGGCTTGGTGGCCTGTGGTGGGCTGCTTGCTCTTGATTTCGTTGGCCACGCCTTATATACGCCACAGCATTTTCGAGCGCTGGTTTACTTTGCCCAATATGCTCTGGCTTGCGCCCATTCCGATTTTGAGCGCATTCTGCCTGCTGCGCGCCAAACGTCTGCTGCAAAGCGAGGCGGTGTTGCACAGCCGCGTTTGGCAGCCTTTTGCGCTTACCATATCGGCTTTGGTGTTGTGCGCCGTCGGCTTGGGCATCAGCCTTTATCCTTATGCCGTAATCGGGCAGCTTACCGTGTGGGAAGCGGCCGCCAGCGTGCCGACTTTGGTGGTTACTCTGATTGGTGTGTGCATTACCGTGCCGTTTATTATCGGATACAGCATTTTTGCTTATTGGGCTTTCCGCGGCAAAGCCACGAATCTGACTTACGGTTAA
- a CDS encoding MarR family winged helix-turn-helix transcriptional regulator — protein sequence MMDTDTHNTQPDAVDLIVAQWRREMPALAAENMALIGRLKRCAALVQPQLDSVFAEFGLSGGGFDVLATLRRAGSPYTLTPTELFASLMVTSGTMTTRLKNLEAQGWICRLPNPEDARSMLVQLTDSGKALIEEVVFKHVENEQKLLEDIPKDVQKQLNEGLAVLMQVWEKRKDNQ from the coding sequence ATGATGGATACAGACACACATAATACGCAGCCTGATGCGGTGGACTTGATTGTGGCGCAGTGGCGGCGGGAAATGCCTGCGCTGGCTGCGGAAAATATGGCTTTAATCGGGCGCTTGAAACGTTGTGCCGCTTTGGTGCAACCGCAGTTGGATAGCGTGTTTGCAGAATTCGGCTTGAGCGGCGGAGGATTCGATGTGTTGGCTACTTTGCGCCGTGCGGGCAGTCCGTATACCCTCACCCCTACCGAGCTGTTTGCCTCGCTGATGGTTACCTCCGGCACCATGACCACGCGCCTGAAGAATTTGGAAGCACAAGGTTGGATTTGCCGTTTACCCAATCCTGAAGATGCGCGCAGCATGCTGGTGCAGCTTACCGACAGCGGCAAGGCTTTAATAGAAGAAGTAGTGTTCAAGCATGTGGAAAACGAGCAGAAACTGTTGGAAGATATACCGAAGGATGTACAAAAGCAGCTGAATGAAGGATTGGCGGTGCTGATGCAGGTTTGGGAAAAGCGAAAGGATAACCAGTAG
- a CDS encoding EamA family transporter, with protein MSTRFPIILLTALAPLIWGSTYLVTTEFLPPDRPFTAALLRTLPAGLLLLLWKREWPQKHEIGKVFLLAVFNIGFFQAMLFVSAYRLPGGLAAILTSTQTLMVLLLVWLVGKSRPPKTAWISAVLGVAGIVLLTYSPSTKFDPIGIIAALLGAASMAVGIFFSKHWRFSLSVLAFTGWQLLLGGLCLLPAALWLEPPLPALSAANIGGYVYLSLLGTVLAYVLFFQGLNKLPSAVVSALGLLSPIAAFLLGWLFLEQSLNTLSLAGLVLALFSIFGVQRALHPPLKNKEST; from the coding sequence ATGAGCACACGCTTTCCAATCATTCTCCTCACTGCACTCGCGCCGCTGATCTGGGGTTCGACTTATTTGGTCACCACTGAATTTTTACCGCCCGACCGGCCTTTTACCGCTGCTTTGCTGCGCACACTGCCGGCCGGCTTGCTCCTGCTTTTATGGAAACGCGAATGGCCCCAAAAGCATGAAATCGGCAAAGTTTTTTTGCTGGCCGTGTTCAACATCGGCTTTTTCCAAGCCATGCTTTTCGTGTCCGCTTACCGCCTGCCCGGTGGTTTGGCCGCCATTCTCACCTCCACGCAAACACTAATGGTTTTGCTGCTGGTTTGGCTGGTGGGCAAAAGCCGGCCACCTAAAACTGCCTGGATTTCAGCCGTTTTAGGCGTGGCGGGTATTGTTTTGCTGACTTATTCGCCGTCAACAAAGTTTGACCCTATCGGCATTATTGCCGCCCTACTCGGCGCGGCTTCGATGGCGGTAGGTATTTTTTTCTCGAAACATTGGCGTTTCAGCCTCTCCGTGTTGGCCTTTACCGGCTGGCAGCTGCTGCTTGGCGGTTTATGCCTCCTGCCCGCAGCATTATGGCTTGAGCCGCCGCTGCCTGCCTTAAGTGCTGCCAATATAGGCGGCTATGTCTACCTCAGCCTGTTGGGCACGGTATTGGCTTATGTTTTGTTTTTCCAAGGCCTCAACAAGCTGCCCTCTGCCGTGGTATCCGCTTTAGGCCTGCTCAGTCCGATTGCCGCATTTCTGCTGGGCTGGCTGTTTTTAGAGCAAAGCCTGAACACGCTATCCCTAGCCGGTTTGGTGTTGGCCTTATTCTCCATTTTCGGTGTGCAGCGTGCGCTCCACCCCCCTTTAAAAAACAAGGAATCCACATGA
- a CDS encoding c-type cytochrome, whose amino-acid sequence MNTFSKTVLLAVVLLGGAYGGSKWLTRQQGEAGQTAVEFNEETIRRGEYVARLSDCFACHTAPSSQPYAGGLAMQTPLGAIYSTNITPDKETGIGSYSYAQFKAALQHGIRVDGTPLYPAMPYLSYAIMPDDEIQALYAYFMKGVQPVKQENAASTIPPVLNWRWPLAYWQAWFAPQRDFVADKRHNAQINRGKYLVEGPGHCGACHTPRGVAYQEKALSEDGQHFLSGAVIDGWRAKSLRGNARGLASWKTEELADFFASGRTERSAAFGAMAEVVEHSTRYWKPEDIQAMAAYLKTLPPAPHQEATLPAKQDTTTAMLRSGKYNSRGALLYAEHCMACHRADGNGVARIFPALNQNSAVYSKHPQSVIQVTLEGGRTPDSRHDAMTFSMPAFKHLSDEDITDLVNFVRNGWSNQAPEVSRKEVAEIRGFVNGKAPNFVPQASAGAHHE is encoded by the coding sequence ATGAACACGTTCAGCAAAACCGTTTTGCTTGCGGTTGTATTGCTGGGTGGAGCCTATGGTGGCAGTAAATGGCTTACCCGGCAGCAAGGCGAAGCGGGTCAAACTGCCGTCGAATTCAACGAAGAAACCATCCGGCGCGGCGAATATGTAGCGAGGCTTTCCGACTGCTTCGCCTGCCACACCGCGCCTTCCAGCCAACCCTATGCAGGCGGCTTGGCGATGCAGACGCCACTGGGCGCGATTTACAGCACCAACATCACGCCCGACAAAGAAACCGGCATAGGCTCATACAGCTATGCCCAGTTTAAAGCAGCCTTGCAACACGGCATCCGTGTCGACGGCACGCCGCTTTATCCCGCCATGCCTTATTTGTCTTACGCCATTATGCCCGATGACGAAATACAGGCGCTCTATGCTTATTTCATGAAAGGCGTCCAACCCGTGAAACAGGAAAACGCCGCCAGCACCATCCCGCCCGTTTTAAACTGGCGCTGGCCGCTGGCTTACTGGCAGGCATGGTTTGCGCCCCAGCGTGATTTTGTAGCAGACAAACGCCACAATGCACAAATCAACCGCGGCAAATATCTGGTAGAAGGCCCCGGCCACTGCGGCGCCTGCCACACACCGCGCGGCGTGGCTTATCAGGAAAAAGCCTTGAGCGAAGACGGGCAGCATTTCCTCAGCGGTGCCGTGATTGACGGCTGGCGCGCCAAAAGCCTGCGCGGCAATGCACGCGGTTTGGCCTCCTGGAAAACCGAAGAGCTGGCCGACTTTTTCGCCAGCGGCCGCACCGAACGCAGCGCCGCTTTCGGCGCGATGGCCGAAGTGGTGGAACACAGCACGCGCTACTGGAAGCCGGAAGACATTCAGGCCATGGCTGCCTATCTGAAAACCCTGCCGCCTGCACCGCATCAGGAAGCCACGCTGCCTGCGAAGCAGGACACCACCACCGCCATGCTGCGCAGCGGCAAATACAACAGCCGGGGTGCGCTGCTCTACGCCGAGCACTGCATGGCCTGCCACCGCGCCGACGGCAACGGTGTGGCACGCATTTTCCCTGCGTTAAACCAAAACAGCGCAGTTTATTCCAAACACCCCCAATCGGTGATTCAGGTTACGCTGGAAGGCGGCCGCACGCCCGACAGCCGGCATGACGCAATGACATTCAGCATGCCCGCTTTCAAACATTTAAGCGATGAAGACATTACCGATCTGGTGAATTTTGTACGCAACGGCTGGAGCAATCAGGCGCCCGAAGTGAGCCGGAAAGAAGTAGCCGAAATCCGCGGTTTCGTCAACGGCAAAGCACCGAATTTTGTTCCGCAAGCCTCAGCAGGAGCGCATCATGAATAA
- the luxS gene encoding S-ribosylhomocysteine lyase: protein MPLLDSFKVDHTRMHAPAVRIAKTMRTPKGDDITVYDLRFCVPNQEILSEKGIHTLEHLFAGFMREHLNGADVEIIDISPMGCRTGFYMSLIGTPDEQKVADAWLASMQDVLQVQDQSKIPELNEYQCGTYQMHSLLEAQDIARDVLARKIEVNKNEDLTLDESLLKG, encoded by the coding sequence ATGCCCTTGCTGGACAGCTTCAAAGTCGATCACACCCGCATGCACGCGCCTGCCGTGCGGATTGCCAAAACCATGCGCACCCCGAAAGGCGACGACATCACCGTTTACGATTTGCGCTTTTGCGTGCCGAATCAGGAAATCCTGTCTGAAAAAGGCATTCACACGCTGGAGCATCTGTTTGCCGGCTTTATGCGCGAGCATTTAAACGGCGCAGATGTTGAAATCATCGACATTTCGCCGATGGGCTGCCGCACCGGTTTTTATATGAGCCTGATCGGCACACCCGACGAACAAAAAGTCGCCGACGCATGGCTCGCTTCCATGCAGGACGTATTGCAAGTGCAAGACCAAAGCAAAATCCCCGAGCTGAACGAATACCAGTGCGGCACTTACCAAATGCACTCGCTGCTTGAAGCGCAAGACATCGCGCGGGACGTGCTGGCGCGTAAAATCGAAGTGAACAAAAACGAAGACCTCACGCTCGACGAAAGCCTCTTGAAAGGGTAA
- the gloA gene encoding lactoylglutathione lyase, translated as MRMLHTMLRVGNLEKSLAFYQDVLGMKLLRKKDYPEGKFTLAFVGYGDEKDHTVIELTHNWDTDAYDLGTGYGHIAIEVPDAYAACDAVRAKSGKVVREAGPMKHGTTVIAFVEDPDGYKIEFIQKGSGSDTVKYA; from the coding sequence ATGCGAATGCTGCACACCATGCTGCGCGTGGGCAACCTCGAAAAATCACTTGCCTTTTACCAAGACGTTTTGGGCATGAAGCTTCTGCGCAAAAAAGATTACCCCGAAGGCAAATTTACGCTGGCTTTTGTCGGCTACGGCGACGAAAAAGACCATACCGTTATCGAGCTGACCCACAATTGGGACACGGATGCCTATGATTTGGGCACAGGCTACGGCCACATCGCCATCGAAGTGCCCGACGCCTACGCCGCCTGCGACGCCGTGCGTGCCAAAAGCGGCAAAGTCGTGCGCGAAGCCGGCCCGATGAAGCACGGCACCACCGTGATTGCCTTTGTGGAAGACCCGGACGGCTACAAAATCGAGTTCATCCAAAAAGGCAGCGGCTCAGATACGGTGAAATACGCATAA
- a CDS encoding ABC transporter substrate-binding protein, whose amino-acid sequence MTVSYKISLPLSVLAAALLSACSPAEQKNAAPAASGASAAGGAPAVGDKRIAITAIVEHPALDAVRKGALEQLKAEGFEEGKNLKVDFQSAQGNPATAAQIAKKFAGDKPDAVLAIATPSAQAMVAASKEIPIVYAAVTDPVAAKLVPGWEASGSNVTGVSDDVPLGPQIDLMKKLVPELKNVGYVFSPGEVNSTVVLDRLKADLAKQNITLTAVPAQRSTDVLTAARSLGRKAQLIYTSLDNNVVSSYESMYKAANEIKVPLVAADTASVKRGAVAALGIDYTSLGKETGKIVARILKGEAVGSIPSLRMDKFDLFLSPKHAGEQGITLPEDLKKQAAEIVE is encoded by the coding sequence ATGACTGTTTCTTACAAAATTTCTCTTCCTTTGAGCGTGTTGGCGGCGGCCTTATTGTCGGCTTGTTCGCCCGCAGAACAAAAAAACGCGGCTCCGGCTGCTTCCGGTGCTTCGGCAGCGGGCGGCGCGCCTGCGGTGGGAGATAAGCGCATTGCGATTACGGCGATTGTGGAGCATCCGGCGTTGGACGCTGTGCGTAAGGGCGCGTTGGAGCAGCTCAAAGCGGAAGGCTTTGAGGAGGGGAAAAACCTGAAAGTCGATTTCCAAAGTGCGCAAGGCAATCCGGCTACGGCGGCACAGATTGCGAAGAAATTCGCCGGCGACAAGCCCGATGCGGTGTTGGCGATTGCCACACCGAGTGCGCAGGCGATGGTGGCGGCTTCCAAAGAGATTCCGATTGTGTATGCTGCGGTTACCGATCCGGTGGCGGCCAAGTTGGTGCCCGGCTGGGAAGCTTCGGGCAGCAATGTAACGGGTGTGTCGGACGATGTGCCGCTTGGGCCGCAGATTGATTTGATGAAAAAGCTGGTGCCTGAGTTGAAAAACGTGGGCTATGTGTTCAGCCCGGGCGAAGTGAATTCGACCGTGGTGTTAGACCGTTTGAAAGCAGACTTGGCCAAGCAGAATATCACGTTGACTGCCGTGCCTGCACAGCGCAGCACGGATGTGTTGACGGCGGCGCGCAGCTTGGGCCGCAAAGCCCAGCTGATCTACACTTCGCTGGATAACAATGTGGTGTCGTCTTATGAATCTATGTATAAGGCGGCAAACGAAATCAAGGTGCCGCTGGTGGCTGCTGACACGGCTTCGGTTAAGCGCGGTGCGGTGGCGGCTTTGGGCATAGACTACACGAGCTTGGGCAAGGAAACCGGCAAGATTGTGGCGCGTATTCTGAAAGGCGAAGCGGTGGGCAGCATTCCTTCGCTGCGCATGGATAAGTTTGATCTGTTTTTAAGCCCCAAACATGCGGGCGAGCAGGGCATCACGTTGCCGGAAGACTTGAAAAAACAGGCGGCTGAAATTGTTGAATAA
- a CDS encoding cytochrome ubiquinol oxidase subunit I: protein MDVSLLSRIQFAVNISFHILFPVISIALSWFVVYFRYKAGKTGDDGWLQAYRFWTKVFAVTFAMGVVSGVTMSFQFGTNWPGFMERAGNVAGPLLGYEVLTAFFLEAGFLGIMLFGRERVSQRVHMTASIVVAVGTLLSAFWILALNSWMQTPQGHWVDAQGVIHVKSWLDVIFSPSLPYRFSHKILASVLTASFLLVGLSAWQILKKSANTATPKVMKTGLAVAAVAIVLQILAGDAHGLNTKEYQPAKLAAIEGVWHTEKPVPLTLIGWPNEAEQRTDYAVKVPYLGSLILTHELDGEIKGLSEFADKPPVAPVFFGFRVMVGMGVLMLLVSWYGWFKLRKHRWQPHNLPRWLLYTFAGMTFSGWVATLAGWYVTEIGRQPFLVQGVLRISDAVTRIVPSGNVGLTLVMYLVLYAAMLLSYLMVLKYMAEHPEHEPPGVKQLKQAEQ from the coding sequence ATGGACGTTTCCCTGCTCAGCCGCATCCAGTTTGCGGTGAATATCAGTTTTCACATTCTTTTTCCCGTTATCAGCATCGCATTATCGTGGTTTGTGGTTTATTTCCGCTATAAAGCAGGCAAAACGGGCGACGACGGCTGGCTTCAGGCTTACCGTTTCTGGACCAAAGTGTTTGCCGTTACCTTCGCAATGGGCGTGGTTTCCGGCGTGACCATGAGTTTCCAGTTCGGCACCAACTGGCCGGGCTTTATGGAGCGCGCGGGCAATGTGGCAGGGCCGCTGCTCGGTTATGAAGTGCTGACGGCATTTTTTCTGGAAGCCGGTTTTCTCGGCATTATGCTGTTCGGGCGCGAACGTGTGAGCCAGCGCGTGCACATGACGGCTTCGATAGTGGTGGCCGTGGGCACATTGTTGTCGGCTTTTTGGATTCTCGCTTTGAATTCATGGATGCAGACGCCGCAGGGGCACTGGGTGGACGCGCAAGGCGTGATTCATGTGAAAAGCTGGCTGGACGTGATTTTCAGCCCGTCGCTGCCTTACCGCTTTTCACACAAAATCCTCGCTTCCGTATTAACTGCTTCCTTCCTGCTGGTCGGCCTGTCGGCTTGGCAGATATTGAAAAAATCGGCCAACACGGCCACGCCCAAAGTGATGAAAACCGGCTTGGCGGTTGCTGCGGTGGCGATTGTGCTGCAAATATTGGCGGGCGACGCGCACGGTTTGAACACGAAAGAATACCAGCCTGCCAAGCTGGCCGCCATCGAGGGCGTGTGGCACACTGAAAAACCGGTGCCGCTCACCCTGATCGGCTGGCCGAACGAAGCGGAACAGCGCACGGATTACGCGGTAAAAGTGCCTTATCTGGGCTCGCTGATTCTTACACACGAGTTGGACGGCGAAATCAAAGGTTTGAGCGAGTTTGCCGACAAGCCGCCCGTAGCCCCTGTGTTTTTCGGTTTCCGCGTGATGGTGGGCATGGGCGTGTTGATGCTGCTGGTCAGCTGGTACGGCTGGTTCAAGCTGCGTAAACACCGCTGGCAGCCGCACAACCTGCCGCGCTGGCTGCTTTACACGTTTGCGGGCATGACGTTTTCCGGCTGGGTGGCCACGCTGGCCGGTTGGTATGTTACCGAAATCGGCCGCCAGCCGTTTTTGGTGCAGGGTGTGCTGCGCATATCCGATGCGGTTACCCGAATTGTGCCCTCGGGCAACGTGGGGCTGACGCTGGTGATGTATCTGGTGCTTTATGCCGCTATGCTGCTTTCTTACCTGATGGTGCTCAAATATATGGCGGAGCATCCCGAGCATGAGCCGCCCGGCGTGAAACAATTGAAACAAGCGGAGCAATGA
- a CDS encoding nitroreductase family protein, which translates to MTPFFQLLQQRVSAYGFSDSHITESELQYLITAACHAPSAYHLQNWHFTAVCSEKAKQALYHAAFCQLKIMQAATVIVISGKLTGYQDLSEKLRDSVQAGIIDDETAQSWIASAHATFHNNPQARRDEAIRSASLAAMPLMLAAQEKGWASCPMSGFDVEAVRQTAGLSENLLPVLLVAIGKAADSKQKQKIRSRPELIVI; encoded by the coding sequence ATGACCCCGTTTTTCCAGTTATTGCAACAGCGTGTTTCCGCTTACGGTTTTTCAGACAGCCATATCACCGAATCTGAATTACAGTATCTCATCACGGCAGCCTGCCATGCACCTTCGGCTTATCATCTGCAAAACTGGCATTTCACTGCCGTTTGTTCTGAAAAAGCCAAACAGGCTCTATATCATGCCGCATTTTGCCAGCTTAAAATTATGCAGGCCGCCACCGTAATTGTGATTAGCGGCAAGCTTACAGGTTATCAAGATTTAAGCGAAAAACTACGGGATTCCGTTCAGGCAGGCATCATCGATGACGAAACTGCTCAAAGCTGGATTGCCTCTGCACATGCAACCTTTCACAACAACCCGCAAGCCCGGCGCGACGAAGCCATACGCAGCGCCTCACTTGCCGCGATGCCTTTGATGTTGGCTGCCCAAGAGAAAGGCTGGGCGAGCTGCCCAATGAGCGGTTTCGATGTAGAAGCCGTGCGCCAAACTGCAGGTCTATCTGAAAACCTGCTGCCGGTACTGCTCGTTGCCATAGGCAAGGCAGCAGATAGCAAACAAAAACAAAAAATCCGTTCCCGGCCTGAGTTAATAGTGATTTAA
- a CDS encoding SH3 domain-containing protein, with product MKSAFSIIAGMAIFACSHAYAASCLINDASGMPVNVRADPDGKLLGQLKNGTRVQSDLSSVGGWVYISWDKPLLNKANSGWVYRSFLRCNK from the coding sequence ATGAAATCCGCATTTTCCATTATCGCGGGTATGGCCATATTTGCATGTTCGCACGCCTACGCCGCATCCTGTTTGATTAACGATGCTTCCGGTATGCCGGTTAACGTGCGCGCCGATCCCGACGGCAAACTCCTCGGCCAACTGAAAAACGGCACGCGCGTGCAATCCGACCTTTCCAGCGTGGGCGGGTGGGTGTATATTTCATGGGACAAACCCCTGTTAAACAAAGCAAACAGCGGCTGGGTTTACCGCTCGTTTCTCCGCTGCAACAAATAA